In Triticum urartu cultivar G1812 unplaced genomic scaffold, Tu2.1 TuUngrouped_contig_6277, whole genome shotgun sequence, the DNA window AATGGTCCACAATATATGCAGCAACAGCATATTCCAACTTCGACTAGCAATATATGTGGTGCCCGTATCTTCTTGCAAGATCTGGTTTCCAGCAATCTGGTTCCCAAGATCGTGGATACATAAAAAGGACAAACCCAGTGCTAGAAGCTCTGTGTGGTGAAGGATTATGCTCGTACAAGGCGAGCCCAGTGCAATGCAGCGAAAGTTCAACAGGCTAACGCTGACAGATGTCAAAGATGTTCATTGTTTCAGTCTGCACGAAATGTTCTTTCGGCTATAACACGCTTTGTCACCAGTGCAGTGCTCAGTATAATACAATTTGAAACGAGAACAAGGTGCAAGCATTTATCACAAATAACAAACATTGGCAATTTCCATTTGCCAGAATTCTAGACGCGAGCCATATCTCTCTTAAGAAAAAAACTTGCCCTCAGCTCGGGAAGTGAATCCTGGCATGTGACGACATCCCGTTGTTGATTTTGTCTCTGATCAACAACATCTCCGTCCATGTCCACTGACCTGGAAGCGTGTGCTTGCACTCATCACACCCTGGATTTCTATATAGGTTCATGGCCTCCAGGTTCACCGCTGCCTCCATGACATTTCTGGCATACCTCATGAATTTGTCTTCTGCCTGAAACCCATAGATCCTGAGCTCAGCCAGATTGTGGTGCTTGAAATCAGGGGAAGATGGTTCCCACTCTAGTCCTTTGTCCTTCTTCTCGCTATACGTAAACCTCTTCCTCACCTCCCCGGTTGTCATTTCACATAAATGATCCCTCACCTGCATTCAATCAGGTCAAGAATTCCAAACTGGTGTCTGAACTTCGAAAAGAGAGAGCTCGCTTTGCATATTCAACATGAGGTGGAATAAAAATGAGAAATGAAAATCGGATTTTACCATGATGCATAGTTCCTTAAGGGCGGGTGCACCTTGGAGTATGAACATCGTCCAAGTCAAATCACATTCTTCAGAAATGTTGATCAAATTCACAAGCCTTAGTTTGTGGAACACCGGTAGCAATTGCTTTCGACCTTCTGGTTTCACCCAAATCTGCAAAAGAGGGGGATAATGCAGAAGTATGTTTACCAAAAATAATGACTACAACCTCTCCACAACACACAACACTCGGACAACATTGTGGGCCTCCACTAACCTTTTCACATTTGAAGTTCAAATGGAGGATGCTTATGGCGGTCTTACCCAGCAACTCGCTTAACTTGAGCATCTTGTGCCGCGAAAGACCAGTATTAATGATGGTCACAGTCTGAAGCAGTGGGACATAGCCCAGACAGAAGGGGTCTTCTGGAGACATAAAAGCATTAAATTTCAGAATTGTGAGCTTTGGTACACACTTCAGATCAACCCTCTTAATACTGCTACAAAAAATCAGTAATTCACGGAGCTGTTCGTGTTCCACTTCCAGCAAAGACATATTCCTCGCATCACACTGTTGGAGACGGAGGAACTCCAGTTGATTGCAAATACTGAAAATTTTGGGGAAGTCTGATTCACCCAACCTCAAATTCTCTAGCGTGAGGCGTGCAAGACCACCAAATGTGTTTGGACACGAACCATAGAATGACATGAACTGCCTCCCATAAGTGAGCAGTTCATCAACAGAACAATTTCTGCGCACCTTCGTCATGATTGTAAACTCGACTGAAGCGACCTTTTGTGTTGCTATGGTGTTGGCAACAGTCTGGCCAATGAAAACAGACTCATCTCCCAAGTAGAATTGCATGCACAACAGGTGAATGGTGGATAGACTCCCAGCCCTCCTTCCCAGTATGCACCTAGCAGCTTCCAGCACGGTGGTGTTGGCCCAAACTATATCATCTGAGGTTATCTTCCTCCTTTCGTGCTTGGGCTCAAAAGAACCAGCCACAATAACAATCTTTGAGAGTATCGCAGGGATCTGTTTCCAACGTGGGGAGAGGATGGTGGTTCGTGCAGCATCAGCGATATCAAGTCGCTCCACAATGTTGAGCAAAACGTCATCAGGCAACTTGCTGAGCCTATCAACTTCACTGTCCTCCTACATTTGATATGGAGACAAATCAGAGTTGGTTTCTTACTAGTCACATCACCGGCGCAATTTTAATATTTTCCACAAACAACGATATAATTTACAAACTTCCCCACAAGAAGAGCAATTATAATTATAGATTTTTTTGTACTTCCCCACAGAGAGACGCAATTTTGACTGTACAATTTTGATTAGACAGTCTTTATACTTCCGAGAGAAAAAACACAATTGTGATTATACTTCTATATACTTTCCAATAGAATGAGGCGATCTTGATATTTCCCCACAAAAAGGTTAAATTTTGACCAAGAATTATGATTATGATTCCTACTTCTTTTTGCTCCTTTTTCTTTGTTGCGGTGCTGTTGTAAGAGGATCTATTTCTGATATATGAAGGCAAAAAAGGAGCATGAGGACGAACTCACCGTCATGTCGAGGGAGGATTTGCCGAGGCCGTTCTGGCAGCCGTTTGCCTGGGAAGAGAGCTGATCGTCTCCTCTTCAAACTGATATATACAGTAGCTGCTAGGTTTCCGCCACCAATGGAAACTTGGAGACTGAATTCGAAAGAGGGCCTGTTTCTGATTGTAATCCGGAAAGGACTGCTTTTGATTCTTGATTGCTACTATAAAAAGGGAGCCGCTTCGATTGCTTGATTGCTTCGATTGCCGGTCGCAGCTCGGAAAGGAGTTGCTGTGCTGCTGCTACTTGGATTGGGGACTGCAGCTCCCAAAGGGGGAGCTGCTTATTTGGGCGCCTCTTCTCAAGCACCGGTGGATCCTCATTCGAGGCATCCGACGGCGACGGAGACGGCGACGGCGAGAGAGTGGAGATGGGCGCACGGCAGGCAGCGGTGAGACCCtagatttttttttttttttagtCGATCGGTGAGGACCAAATTATATATGGCGGCCTGTGATGGAAGAATGGTGGCACGGATGGGCTAAAGGCCCAACCAGCTTTTCCTGTTGCAGGCTTGCAGTAGCCCGGCCACCCCGCGAGAACTATATTTCGGGTACAGTGAgatttgtctcaaaaaaaaaggTACAGTGAGATTTGCCTAAAAAAAGGTTACAGTGTGATGGAAGGATCTTTGTATGTTCAATTTTATCGGACGTCGCGGAAGGGACAGATAGAAGGGAGCCATTTATCGCAATCTgtgaattttttttctttttcttgtaAATTCGTTTATTTTAACCATTTTATCTTTTAAACCATGAGTTTTCTCTTTTCGGAATCCGTTTTCGAGAGGCACAGtcgtgcctctcacggaagcaaatATGTGGCTCTCGTGAACCAAAATCATACCTCTcacggaagaagaagaagaagaagagaaaatgcGTTATTTTCTGCTCAAACTATTTTTTTCCCAGAAAAACATTTTTCGAAAAGCTAAGAAATACCCGTGGAAAACCAAAAAGTCAAAAAAATATCGGAAAGAAAATCATCTAAAAAGCAGAAAACGCGTGCgaaattttttaaaaaaaatccgaaGAGAGCGCGCCATCTCAGCCCACCCCATGTGATCGTTGGGAGGCTCCCGAAAGAGTGCTCCTCAACTAATTGCTCTTCTGTTCGGCTCTTTAAGCGCCCGAACAGTAAGCTGGCGCCCACGCGCACCCACCTCATCACCTCATGGGCCGCCCCATGATGGACGCGCAACGTAGTCAAAATGTCTCGCAAAAACACACACAAAAGATGCGGGTACCAGGACTCAAACCTGCGCCGTGCCAGGACAACTAACAAAGTGTTTTGCTAACCACCAGTGCTGCTAAGGGCATGGGCTGTAAGCGAGGCTATGTGCCTCTGTATTCGAGGCACTTCCTTCGAAGATGAAAAGGCAATCCTGGAACTCCGATTATGTGATCCTGATCTCGCGAATGATATGATCGCGCTTGCGGGCGCTGCCCTCCTTGATATCTGATACCACTTCCTTACAGCCCGAGGCAATGACTATGCACATTTGCAAGAGATCAGTTGCCAAAGCCACGGCCTCACGACAAGCGAGAGCCCCTAGGCAGGACGGGTCAGTTACCTCGGCGAAAACCAGGGCCGAGGCCCCAAGGAAATTTCTGCCACTGTCTCTATAGATAGCACTTACTGAACTGTTGCTTGAAGACTTAGAAACGATGCTATCCACTTCGTTGACCCTGTAGGAGGATGCAGTCCAACGAGTGATAGTAGGCTGGATGTTGGCCGCTTGATGTTGTGGGGTAGTTGGTTTGCCATGGTGATTTCTCCAATGAAACGTCTTGCACGAACTCTTGTGCGGCGCTCGGGCTCTCGAACTCATGTTCATCAGTTCATGTATAGTTTTCCGCCTCACATGCCAAATTACCCCATGTGTGACTAGCACACAAATGAAATCATGGTGCGGTAGTAGTTCCACCAGAGAAAAAAAATCCATCGTTTTGCATCCAGTTCTCTTGTTTGCTGCATTGCATGCACTAACTATTGATCTAGAGCCCAAACGCAGCGGGACATGGTGCATTCCAGTAGTGAGTACCGCCATGAGTCCTCCCTCCTCTGCCCCACACAGTGTGCAGGTGCTACAAACAACCATGTTGCGGTGATGAAGCAGGTCGGTTGAAGGAATAGATTGTTGAGCCAAACGTCAAAGGAAGACTCTAATCTTTGAAGGCACTTGCACCTTCCAAAGATTGCACCAAGAGCGTTGTTCACTCTCAGCGTTTGACGAATCAACACGTCCCTCCAGCCATGCCTCACGTAGGTGTTTTGTCGATAATATCATCCGGTAAGCCAATCTAACCGAAAAGATGCCCCTTGGTCATAGTTTCATGCCCAGAAATCATCGAACGCCCTTGTGCACAAAGTGATAGATAGAATTGCCTCGGCATCAATGGATATGAAAGTGCTATGAATCAACTCCTTGTTGCAGTTGCCCGTTTTTCTTGAGATGAGCTTGCTGACTAGTTCAGGTGGAGCGTGAGGCTAGTGATTGG includes these proteins:
- the LOC125530380 gene encoding F-box protein At1g80960-like: MTEDSEVDRLSKLPDDVLLNIVERLDIADAARTTILSPRWKQIPAILSKIVIVAGSFEPKHERRKITSDDIVWANTTVLEAARCILGRRAGSLSTIHLLCMQFYLGDESVFIGQTVANTIATQKVASVEFTIMTKVRRNCSVDELLTYGRQFMSFYGSCPNTFGGLARLTLENLRLGESDFPKIFSICNQLEFLRLQQCDARNMSLLEVEHEQLRELLIFCSSIKRVDLKCVPKLTILKFNAFMSPEDPFCLGYVPLLQTVTIINTGLSRHKMLKLSELLGKTAISILHLNFKCEKVSGGPQCCPSVVCCGEVVVIIFGKHTSALSPSFADLGETRRSKAIATGVPQTKACEFDQHF